From a single Hippopotamus amphibius kiboko isolate mHipAmp2 chromosome X, mHipAmp2.hap2, whole genome shotgun sequence genomic region:
- the LOC130841999 gene encoding spindlin-2 codes for MKTPNSQEAEGQQTRAVAGRATGSTNMTKKKASQKKQRGRPSSQLRRNIVGCRISHGWKEGDEPITQWKGTVLDQVPINPSLYLVKYDGIDCVYGLELHRDERVLSLKILSDRVASSQVSDANLANTIIGKAVEHMFEGEHGSKDEWRGMVLAQAPIMKAWFYITYEKDPVLYMYQLLDDYKEGDLRIMPESNESPPAEREPGGVVDGLIGKHVEYTKEDGSKRIGMVIHQVEAKPSVYFIKFDDDFHIYVYDLVKKS; via the coding sequence ATGAAAACCCCCAACTCGCAGGAGGCTGAAGGGCAACAAACCAGGGCAGTTGCAGGACGGGCCACTGGGTCTACAAACATGACGAAGAAAAAAGCCTCCCAAAAGAAGCAGAGAGGCAGACCTTCGTCCCAGCTCCGCAGGAACATCGTGGGCTGCAGAATTTCACACGGTTGGAAGGAAGGCGATGAGCCCATCACCCAGTGGAAAGGAACCGTTCTGGATCAGGTGCCTATAAATCCTTCTCTTTATCTGGTGAAATATGATGGAATTGACTGTGTCTATGGACTGGAACTTCACAGAGATGAAAGAGTTTTGTCTCTTAAAATTCTTTCCGACAGGGTGGCATCATCTCAAGTCAGTGATGCAAACCTTGCAAATACCATAATTGGTAAAGCTGTGGAACATATGTTTGAGGGTGAGCATGGTTCTAAGGATGAATGGAGAGGAATGGTCTTAGCCCAAGCACCCATCATGAAAGCCTGGTTTTATATTACCTATGAGAAAGATCCTGTCTTGTACATGTACCAGCTTCTAGATGATTACAAAGAAGGAGACCTCCGTATCATGCCAGAGTCCAATGAGTCTCCTCCAGCAGAGAGGGAGCCAGGAGGAGTTGTAGATGGCCTGATAGGTAAACACGTGGAATATACCAAAGAAGATGGCTCCAAACGGATCGGCATGGTCATTCACCAAGTGGAAGCCAAACCCTCTGTGTATTTCATCAAGTTTGATGATGATTTCCATATCTATGTCTATGATTTGGTAAAAAAGTCTTAA